A single window of Aspergillus puulaauensis MK2 DNA, chromosome 5, nearly complete sequence DNA harbors:
- a CDS encoding non-ribosomal peptide synthetase (COG:I;~EggNog:ENOG410PH4X;~InterPro:IPR000873,IPR020845,IPR009081,IPR006162, IPR036736,IPR010071,IPR042099,IPR023213,IPR001242;~PFAM:PF00501,PF00668,PF00550;~SMCOG1002:AMP-dependent synthetase and ligase;~antiSMASH:Cluster_5.1;~go_function: GO:0003824 - catalytic activity [Evidence IEA]), producing the protein MLAVQNAVADLGHLSERSPLSIVDHNGNADDIEADDIKDRLRHLWAEVLQDDPESFFDEDVFFDVGGDSVRSQMLISAAEKQGIHLTIEQIFMNASLEEMASVAQIVEVREDDIDYGLEPFALMRGSGALEQTLNEVAAKCDVQPEEIENVYPCSPMQEALVAEFDGSTNPYVRQFVFRLADDLEVHKLQQAWEYTIRENPVLRTRICSIPDTRGYVQVVLDEVPAWNSVELSLATFLGEDAGLPMAPGGRFFRYTVVNDEGKRYFVWTAHHALCDGASIPEVLEEVAIRFQATGTSFATRVPFARFIQSVVAPDQGQIQKQEEFWRQSLGDLNPTPFPSLPQQPDFQVNPSAVTEHLLHLPQEQAPLGLTKALLLRAAWGILLSHYTGTQDIVFGAINSGRTAPVPGVGRMTGPTINLVPIALSIDPQQSVARFLSAVRSFSGEMIPFEHIGISKIRQALADRAWTGVDFQTLLVVHPMEFADAIAPSMQVLGLEYVDELGKKEHHPYPLIITCTPASETTVKMTIQHDERVVSAIQARNLSHQFQAVLTQLTESARDSTIGSISPLSNHDLAQIHKWNKLTPPPEETCIHYLFDRQLKAQPEAIAVSSLERDLTYTEVERYSNMIAIQLLDIGVQPGMFIGVCFEKSLWTVVAILAVFKAGGVYVPIEPTHPRDRIAEVIKTAEINVSLASATGSAALKGLCDTIVTVDGNFPESAEGAGVPPGLSQPFSLAYLLFTSGSTGKPKGILMSHQAICASILHHGKSFGAGPHWRTLQFGAHTFDLSIGEFFTTLAFGGCICAPSEEDRLNNLPGAISSLNANTLLVVPTVANLLYPHDVPTLKTIVLAGEPITKETIVRWADHVELTAAYGPSETAVYCSGNLRVSPDADPTHIGFAIGATMWIANPENYHQLCAIGCVGEILISGPLLGSGYIGDKQQTDAAWVPAPEWLKQLSSSPYQTLYRSGDLARYNEDGTFRIVGRRDTQVKLRGYRIELGEIENQIMASGLVASTLAALPAQGPCRRQIVAVLSFNRSGLGNGSAGPQDRFAIARDRHSPETVGKLEELKQRLELALPEYMVPTVWALLEELPLLISGKIDRKAIKGWVNDMDDATFMDIVEDQQTDGDYRKSEIIEGSLADTLRNLWCRALQKPTEQVNIRTSFFAIGGDSIAAIEVVSQAKRLGLPVTVRGIINAKTLGNLVSLVEQQLSKEVSTASPAQPGQRYPSASDILAPYDSLLQARLRYHPSVTVQDAYYFAPMQREIHRQRQVNPAVFLLSWQMEIAPQEGQTKLSLERLARSWRKVVQRLPILRSIFLVDPSGQLSPVQVVLQNAEPEIATVSISSEVALRAELAFESLGIPLVDECFLPHRMLLSQRGDRFFIHIELDHLVIDGWSLRVIKEALLEAYETDDQEYTPKLAPSYKDFVIAQTHPDRASQDTSYWTENLRDQPPTLLSFPVSRPVPHFSKQKTIFYLPEIPAAALTSFSVAHGITAASIFDAAWAQTLSLYTQKSDVGFEYVVSGRDENVPGVFSMVGPLINVLAYHLQGVEAEEGTTEEDLAVLAKRMQDQRAQDSMHSAVNIREVVDEVHGGKKLFNTAVNFQRRPTAVESEALWVDDDIRKSNDPWHFDILVRVMHITDDNTFRSSFEFDALHFEEGRIQEVANHFWQRVEKTFSGEKSE; encoded by the exons ATGCTCGCCGTCCAGAATGCTGTGGCTGACCTCGGGCATCTCTCTGAGCGGTCTCCGTTGTCTATAGTTG ATCATAATGGCAACGccgatgatatcgaagccgaCGATATCAAAGACCGACTGCGACATCTCTGGGCTGAGGTTCTCCAAGACGATCCCGAGAGCTTCTTTGACGAAGATGTCTTCTTCGATGTTGGAGGAGACTCAGTCCGCAGCCAGATGCTTATCAGTGCGGCCGAGAAGCAGGGAATTCATTTGACGATAGAGCAGATCTTCATGAACGCATCACTGGAAGAAATGGCGAGCGTGGCTCAGATAGTGGAAGTCAGAGAAGACGATATTGATTACGGCCTCGAGCCTTTTGCCCTCATGCGAGGTTCTGGGGCCCTGGAGCAGACCCTCAACGAGGTCGCCGCCAAGTGCGACGTACAACcggaggaaattgagaaCGTGTACCCCTGTAGCCCGATGCAGGAAGCCCTCGTTGCCGAGTTTGATGGCAGCACAAATCCATATGTCCGACAGTTTGTCTTTCGACTCGCCGACGACCTGGAGGTGCACAAGTTACAGCAAGCGTGGGAGTATACGATACGAGAAAACCCGGTCCTTCGCACCCGTATCTGCAGCATTCCTGATACAAGAGGCTATGTGCAGGTGGTCCTTGACGAGGTACCCGCATGGAATTCCGTTGAGCTGAGTCTTGCTACCTTTCTGGGAGAAGATGCAGGGCTCCCCATGGCCCCTGGAGGTCGCTTCTTTCGCTATACTGTCGTGAATGATGAGGGCAAGAGGTATTTTGTCTGGACTGCCCACCACGCATTGTGTGACGGTGCGTCTATCCctgaggtgctggaggaagtGGCGATTCGATTCCAGGCGACAGGTACATCTTTCGCAACTCGCGTCCCTTTCGCAAGATTCATCCAGTCAGTCGTTGCACCAGACCAGGGACAGATACAAAAACAAGAGGAATTCTGGAGGCAGTCCCTAGGAGACCTCAACCCGACTCCATTCCCTTCTTTaccccagcagccagacTTCCAGGTGAACCCGTCAGCAGTGACTGAGCATTTGCTACATCTCCCACAAGAGCAAGCGCCCCTAGGCCTAACCAAAGCTCTTCTCCTGCGAGCTGCGTGGGGAATCCTCCTTTCGCACTACACCGGCACACAGGATATCGTCTTTGGGGCAATCAACAGTGGCCGCACAGCTCCAGTGCCAGGAGTAGGCAGGATGACAGGCCCTACAATTAATCTTGTGCCCATCGCTTTAAGTATCGACCCGCAGCAGTCCGTCGCCAGGTTCCTGTCTGCTGTCCGCTCATTTTCCGGCGAGATGATACCATTTGAACACATCGGTATTTCGAAGATCCGACAGGCTCTCGCCGATAGAGCGTGGACGGGCGTGGACTTTCAAACATTGCTTGTCGTACATCCCATGGAATTCGCCGACGCAATTGCACCGTCCATGCAGGTGCTGGGACTTGAATATGTGGATGAGCTGGGCAAGAAAGAGCATCACCCTTACCCACTCATAATAACTTGTACTCCTGCTTCGGAGACAACCGTTAAAATGACAATCCAGCACGACGAACGTGTAGTGTCAGCTATCCAGGCCCGAAACCTCAGTCACCAGTTCCAGGCTGTGCTCACGCAGTTGACGGAGAGTGCGAGAGACTCGACGATTGGATCTATCTCTCCGTTAAGCAATCACGATCTCGCCCAGATACACAAGTGGAATAAACTCACACCCCCGCCAGAGGAGACGTGCATACATTATCTGTTTGACCGACAGCTAAAGGCCCAACCCGAGGCCATTGCTGTCTCATCGCTCGAGCGCGATCTTACCTATACGGAGGTAGAGAGGTACTCCAACATGATAGCCATCCAATTATTAGATATCGGGGTGCAGCCGGGCATGTTCATTGGTGTATGCTTCGAGAAGTCCCTCTGGACTGTCGTGGCTATTCTCGCCGTGTTCAAGGCTGGGGGTGTCTACGTCCCTATAGAACCGACGCATCCACGCGACCGGATTGCTGAAGTTATCAAAACCGCGGAGATAAACGTCAGTCTTGCCTCAGCTACTGGCTCGGCAGCACTGAAAGGTCTTTGTGATACAATTGTAACAGTGGACGGGAACTTTCCAGAGTCCGCTGAAGGCGCGGGAGTGCCCCCGGGTCTGTCCCAGCCATTTAGCCTGGCATATCTGCTATTCACTTCAGGAAGCACTGGCAAACCAAAGGGCATTCTCATGTCACACCAGGCGATTTGCGCGTCAATCCTGCACCATGGAAAGTCATTCGGGGCCGGTCCTCACTGGCGCACGCTGCAATTCGGCGCACACACATTCGATCTCTCAATTGGGGAGTTCTTCACCACTTTGGCATTTGGCGGCTGTATCTGTGCACCCTCCGAAGAAGACCGTCTGAATAACCTCCCTGGAGCTATCTCTTCACTAAATGCGAACACCCTGCTGGTTGTTCCGACCGTCGCGAATCTGTTATACCCCCACGACGTCCCCACGTTGAAGACAATCGTCCTCGCCGGGGAGCCCATCACGAAAGAGACGATCGTGCGATGGGCCGACCATGTCGAGTTGACTGCTGCGTACGGCCCATCCGAGACTGCCGTCTACTGTTCCGGTAACCTGCGTGTTTCCCCAGACGCTGACCCAACTCATATTGGGTTTGCGATTGGCGCAACGATGTGGATTGCGAATCCGGAAAATTATCACCAGCTGTGCGCTATTGGTTGTGTAGGCGAGATACTCATTTCTGGGCCTTTGTTGGGGAGTGGGTATATTGGGGATAAGCAACAGACTGATGCTGCCTGGGTCCCAGCGCCAGAATGGCTGAAACAACTCAGCTCGAGTCCGTATCAGACGCTGTATCGGTCTGGGGATCTGGCGAGATATAACGAAGATGGGACATTTCGGATTGTCGGGCGTCGGGATACGCAGGTCAAGCTGCGTGGGTATCGAATCGAGCTTGGGGAGATTGAGAACCAGATCATGGCGTCCGGTCTGGTGGCGAGTACGTTGGCTGCACTTCCAGCGCAGGGTCCATGTCGCCGTCAGATTGTGGCTGTTCTGAGCTTCAATCGATCTGGTCTTGGGAATGGTTCTGCTGGGCCTCAGGATCGATTCGCGATAGCCAGGGATAGACATTCCCCTGAGACTGTTGGTAAACTAGAGGAGTTGAAGCAGCGTCTTGAGCTTGCTCTTCCGGAGTACATGGTTCCCACTGTCTGGGCTTTACTGGAGGAATTGCCCCTTTTGATATCGGGGAAGATTGATCGCAAGGCCATCAAGGGCTGGGTCAATGATATGGACGACGCCACGTTTATGGATATAGTGGAAGACCAGCAGACCGATGGGGACTACCGAAAAAGTGAGATTATTGAAGGATCTTTGGCAGACACACTCCGAAACCTCTGGTGTAGAGCCCTCCAGAAGCCAACTGAGCAAGTCAATATACGCACCTCGTTCTTCGCTATCGGGGGCGACTCCATTGCTGCCATTGAAGTTGTCTCACAGGCGAAGAGGCTAGGGCTGCCTGTCACCGTTCGAGGTATAATTAACGCCAAAACGCTGGGAAACCTGGTGTCTCTGgtcgagcagcagctcagTAAGGAAGTTAGTACTGCGTCGCCAGCACAACCCGGGCAGAGATATCCGTCTGCGAGCGACATATTAGCACCATACGATAGCCTTCTTCAGGCACGTCTCCGTTACCATCCCTCTGTGACAGTTCAAGACGCCTACTACTTTGCGCCAATGCAGCGTGAGATCCACCGACAGCGCCAGGTAAATCCCGCTGTCTTCCTCTTGTCGTGGCAGATGGAGATTGCCCCACAGGAAGGCCAGACGAAGTTATCGTTGGAACGACTAGCTCGATCATGGAGAAAGGTGGTCCAGAGACTCCCAATACTGAGGAGTATCTTCCTGGTCGACCCGTCAGGCCAACTGTCGCCTGTCCAGGTCGTGCTACAAAATGCCGAGCCAGAGATCGCGACTGTTTCAATATCTTCCGAGGTAGCCCTAAGAGCAGAGCTAGCATTTGAGTCCCTGGGTATACCTCTAGTCGATGAGTGCTTCCTGCCACACCGAATGCTGCTTTCTCAGCGAGGAGACCGGTTCTTCATTCACATCGAGCTGGACCACCTAGTCATTGACGGGTGGTCTCTAAGAGTCATCAAAGAAGCCTTGCTGGAAGCCTATGAGACAGATGATCAGGAATACACTCCCAAGCTAGCACCATCATACAAGGACTTCGTGATAGCGCAAACCCATCCAGACCGAGCGAGCCAGGATACCTCGTACTGGACAGAGAATCTGCGCGACCAGCCCCCCACTCTACTCTCTTTCCCGGTATCTCGACCGGTGCCGCACTTCAGCAAGCAGAAGACGATCTTCTACCTACCTGAGatccctgctgctgcgttGACGTCGTTTAGTGTTGCCCATGGCATTACGGCGGCTAGTATCTTCGACGCGGCGTGGGCGCAGACGCTGAGTCTCTACACGCAGAAATCGGATGTTGGGTTCGAATATGTTGTGTCTGGTCGTGATGAGAATGTTCCGGGCGTGTTCAGCATGGTTGGTCCTCTGATTAATGTCCTGGCATATCATCTACAAGGGGttgaggcagaggagggCACAACCGAGGAGGACTTGGCGGTACTGGCGAAACGGATGCAGGATCAACGGGCGCAGGACAGTATGCATTCTGCGGTTAATATCAGAGAGGTGGTGGATGAGGTACACGGTGGGAAGAAGTTGTTTAACACGGCGGTTAACTTCCAGCGGCGTCCTACTGCCGTTGAGTCGGAGGCGTTatgggttgatgatgatattAGGAAGTCGAATGACCCGTGGCAT tttgatatccttgttcGCGTTATGCACATCACAGACGACAACACCTTCCGGTCGTCTTTCGAGTTCGATGCGCTGCATTTCGAGGAAGGGCGGATTCAGGAAGTTGCGAATCACTTTTGGCAGAGAGTGGAGAAGACATTCTCGGGTGAAAAATCGGAgtaa
- a CDS encoding uncharacterized protein (COG:E;~EggNog:ENOG410PGJG;~InterPro:IPR036230,IPR002034,IPR000891,IPR013709, IPR013785;~PFAM:PF00682;~SMCOG1271:2-isopropylmalate synthase;~antiSMASH:Cluster_5.1;~go_function: GO:0003824 - catalytic activity [Evidence IEA];~go_function: GO:0003852 - 2-isopropylmalate synthase activity [Evidence IEA];~go_function: GO:0046912 - transferase activity, transferring acyl groups, acyl groups converted into alkyl on transfer [Evidence IEA];~go_process: GO:0009098 - leucine biosynthetic process [Evidence IEA];~go_process: GO:0019752 - carboxylic acid metabolic process [Evidence IEA]), producing MDGAAKLRYFHFLLELGYKEIEISYPSASQTEYDFTRHLITTGAIPDDVTIQVMAPCREDLIRTTIESVRGAKSAIIHLHVSTSDCFREVVFNLTENEMVDLAVRCAKTTRALTKDSPDPEMAKTEWTLEFTPENFQDTSVYFGLSICEAVKAAWEPTVQHPIIFNLTSTVEVAMPNLFADQVEFFCDHITERDKVCVSLHNHNDRGCAVATAELSQLAGADRVEGCLFGNGERTGNVDLVTLALNLYTQGVHPGIKFGDINAVVNLVEELTKIPVHYRAPYAGKFVFCTFTGTHQDAIRKGYKNRASIERNLGRSPKWRIPFLPMDPVDLGRKHEAVIRINAQSGKGGIAWYVNDVFQIDLPRELEIDFTKMVKAYANVNGLEITHEMIEELFRDRYMLSANVAEIDLLSRTLLEQRNGDKLELRQNYTNGSTNGHTNGDDHNANGYIGGPVRLPGSGPANGTNGHLNGNTNGNGNGHANGKTSGHGGDTPGLIESLESKILVANDQDIHEFGADSGSSINRAFKEVGFNVEFLDYTVQTIEKAEELAGHSYEYASFVKVAPEGGTTALWGVAINERPISASIQAVLAALVKLKIRGTIREEAETSG from the exons ATGGACGGCGCTGCCAAACTGCGCtacttccacttcctccttGAGCTGGGCTACAAGGAAATTGAGATTTCGTACCCATCGGCGTCACAGACCGAATATGACTTTACGCGGCacctcatcaccaccggaGCAATCCCCGACGACGTGACCATCCAGGTGATGGCGCCCTGTCGAGAGGACCTAATCCGGACCACCATAGAGTCTGTCCGCGGTGCGAAGAGCGCCATCATTCACCTCCACGTTTCAACCTCGGACTGTTTCCGCGAGGTGGTATTCAACCTCACTGAGAATGAGATGGTTGATCTGGCCGTACGGTGTGCGAAAACGACCAGAGCCTTGACAAAGGATAGTCCTGATCCTGAAATGGCAAAGACAGAATGGACTCTAGAGTTCACGCCGGAAAACTTCCAGGACACATCGGTATACTTCGGACTGTCAATCTGCGAGGCAGTCAAAGCTGCCTGGGAACCGACGGTGCAGCACCCGATCATCTTCAATCTCACATCGACGGTGGAGGTGGCCATGCCGAACTTGTTCGCGGACCAggtcgagttcttctgcGATCACATCACCGAGCGGGACAAGGTGTGCGTCTCGCTCCATAACCACAATGACCGGGGATGTGCAGTGGCAACGGCAGAGCTCTCCCAACTCGCTGGAGCAGATCGAGTCGAGGGATGTCTGTTTGGGAACGGCGAGCGTACAGGCAACGTGGACCTAGTCACTCTCGCATTGAACCTCTACACACAGGGTGTCCATCCAGGAATCAAATTCGGAGATATAAACGCGGTCGTCAACCTAGTGGAAGAGCTGACGAAGATCCCCGTGCATTACCGAGCCCCATACGCAGGCAAATTCGTCTTCTGTACATTCACAGGAACACACCAAGACGCCATTCGCAAGGGATACAAGAACCGGGCCTCGATTGAGCGGAATCTCGGCCGCTCCCCAAAATGGCGCATTCCCTTCTTACCCATGGACCCAGTCGATCTAGGCAGGAAGCACGAAGCTGTCATCCGCATCAACGCACAGAGTGGAAAGGGCGGGATAGCGTGGTACGTCAACGATGTCTTCCAGATCGACCTGCCGCGCGAGCTGGAAATCGACTTTACGAAGATGGTTAAAGCGTACGCTAATGTGAATGGGCTGGAGATTACACATGAGATGATTGAAGAGCTGTTCCGAGATAGGTATATGCTCTCTGCCAATGTGGCTGAGATAGATCTTCTCAGTCGTACTCTGCTTGAGCAAAGAAACGGGGATAAGTTGGAACTTCGCCAGAATTATACCAATGGCTCTACTAATGGCCACACCAATGGAGATGATCACAATGCAAACGGCTACATAGGCGGTCCTGTTCGCCTACCTGGAAGTGGCCCTGCGAATGGCACTAATGGACACCTTAATGGAAATACCAACGGTAACGGCAACGGACATGCGAATGGAAAGACAagcggccatggtggagaTACCCCTGGTCTCATTGAGTCTTTAGAGTCAAAGATTCTCGTCGCAAATGATCAAGACATTCACGAATTCGGCGCTGATTCAGGATCAAGCATTAACCGTGCTTTCAAAGAAGTTGGATTTAATGTTGAATTCCTCGATTACACCGTCCAGACTATCGAAAAGGCTGAGGAACTGGCTGGCCATTCCTACGAGTATGCGAGTTTCGTCAAGGTCGCTCCAGAGGGAGGAACAACGGCGCTTTGGGGAGTTGCTATAAACGAGCGCCCTATCTCGGCATCGATTCAAGCT GTCCTCGCCGCATTGGTGAAGCTCAAGATTCGTGGCACGATAc